In the Pseudonocardia sediminis genome, CCCGGACGCGGTGCAGGCGCCGTTGCAGGGCCGCGCGGAGTCGGCCTCAGACGGCGCGCTGATCGCCAGCGGGGTGAACGTCCTCGCGAGTCCGGGGCACACCCCCGGCCACTGCTCGCTGGTGGTCTCGTCCGGAACCGATCGCGCGATCATCCTCGGGGACGTCGTCCACTGCCCGCTCCAGCTGGCCGACGGGGATCTGCAGATCATCTTCGACGTCGACCCGGAGACCGCGGGCGAGACCCGGAACAAGATCGCCGCCGAGCTCGAGGGCGACCCCCGCGCCGTCGTGGGCGAGGGGCACTTCAGCGGGTCGGCTTTCGGCCGCATCGTGCAGGCGAACGGGCGGCGCTGGACGCCGCTGTCCTAGTCGACGCAGACGAGGAGGAGCGATGACATTCGACGTCAGGAAGGTTGTCACGGACCGAGCGGCCGACGGCCGGTCCGTGTTCGGCCCGGAGAAGGCGACCGAGCCGGACACGGCGCTCGGTCTGGAGATCCACAACATCTGGGGGACCGACGACGGCACACCCGTCGTCGGGGCCGGGGACAACCCCGCGACCGTCCCGTTCCCGTTCTTTCCCGGACCAGGCGGAACGCGGTTCATCGTCGTGCGCTTCCCGCCCGAGTCGGCGGAGCCGTCCGCCGGCGACCCGGAGGAGGCCGTGGCCGACGCGGAGCGCCGGCAGCCCGGCCTGACCGGGGTGTTCGAGCCGGACACGCCGGGTATGCACACCACGGACAGCATCGACTACGGGGTCTGCGTCGACGGTGAGATCTACCTCGAGCTCGACGACGGCGACGAGGTGCACGTGACCCCCGGTACCTGCGTCGTGCAGCGGGGCACCCGCCACGCCTGGCACAATCGC is a window encoding:
- a CDS encoding cupin domain-containing protein yields the protein MTFDVRKVVTDRAADGRSVFGPEKATEPDTALGLEIHNIWGTDDGTPVVGAGDNPATVPFPFFPGPGGTRFIVVRFPPESAEPSAGDPEEAVADAERRQPGLTGVFEPDTPGMHTTDSIDYGVCVDGEIYLELDDGDEVHVTPGTCVVQRGTRHAWHNRSNRACTMVYVLVGATRTAG